One stretch of Cololabis saira isolate AMF1-May2022 chromosome 15, fColSai1.1, whole genome shotgun sequence DNA includes these proteins:
- the rftn1a gene encoding uncharacterized protein rftn1a isoform X2, whose product MIQNYVKRIQDVAEQGVMFVGFLQQPGGGPYFLGHWDPEEMSSLHSTPSPIHRHPFSANASPTDTEEPHPNSAEALLCRCGSEDLDPGALGCSKRDLNSSVPSKLGFSFLKHAHASAQNAAGSKDQTLASQTGLKNTTNERLNHTKPDADMAQNFSDTHRFSPSPPETTGTMKLQRLPEVKRHSALSAENHFNLSNQRERRGSSSDSWLSSPELDHDRKSHSTHGNGRSRVKTHNNNHIRLKSSEKDEGATSPPAQARMQLFALYNHTEELNSSPRFYSLRVPLQVQKEAGLVTDVDANWLDHMTQHFTSGAHLIDGFFHLTDDYRSGISSVDSVFILQSSAEDTTNSSYDAIVVEQWTVVDGVVVKTDYIPLLQSLAPYGWRLMCVLPTPIVKTNSDGSLSTKQILFLQRPTLQRKRKDFKMLNLRGRGKLKKNPAGEALDEHEKISLVIETEMDTLRINTEKEGENEGRKDGDSARSKRASLQRSEEDALHQKSYNFLLERRASVESREEESEIDEILLSTQENTVRWTDFCQKGDGGVKEDLRTEERIKQQLFSGVC is encoded by the exons ATGATCCAGAACTACGTGAAGAGG ATCCAGGATGTGGCGGAGCAGGGAGTTATGTTTGTGGGCTTTCTTCAGCAGCCAGGAGGTGGGCCGTATTTCTTAGGGCACTGGGACCCTGAAGAGATGTCGTCCTTACATTCAACTCCTTCGCCCATACATCGACACCCTTTCAGCGCCAACGCCAGCCCGACTGATACTGAAGAACCACATCCAAATAGTGCGGAAGCTCTTCTTTGCCGCTGTGGATCTGAAGATCTAGATCCCGGTGCGTTGGGATGCAGCAAACGGGACCTCAACAGCTCCGTTCCTAGCAAACTGGGCTTTAGCTTTCTGAAACACGCCCATGCTTCAGCACAAAACGCAGCAGGGTCTAAAGACCAAACCCTGGCCTCACAGACGGGCCTCAAGAACACAACAAATGAACGTCTTAATCATACGAAACCTGATGCAGACATGGCTCAAAACTTCTCAGATACTCACCGGTTCAGTCCCAGCCCACCAGAAACCACAGGGACGATGAAGCTGCAGCGATTACCAGAGGTTAAGCGACACTCGGCTTTGTCCGCAGAGAATCATTTCAACCTTTCCAATCAGAGGGAAAGAAGAGGTTCAAGTTCAGACAGCTGGCTCAGCTCTCCAGAGCTGGACCATGACAGAAAATCCCACTCCACTCATGGAAACGGACGAAGCAGAGTGAAAACACATAACAACAACCACATCAGACTGAAGAGCTCTGAGAAAGACGAGGGTGCAACTTCGCCACCGGCACAGGCCA GGATGCAGCTGTTTGCACTGTACAACCACACAGAGGAGCTGAACTCCTCTCCGAGGTTTTACTCTCTCAGGGTGCCACTTCAAGTGCAAAAGGAGGCGGGGCTCGTCACAGACGTCGACGCAAACTGGCTGGACCACATGACTCAGCATTTCACCAGCGGCGCACACCTCATTGATGGGTTTTTCCATCTCACGGATGATTACA GGAGTGGCATTTCATCGGTGGACAGTGTGTTCATCCTACAGAGCTCTGCAGAAGACACCACGAACAGCTCCTACGACGCTATTGTGGTTGAACAGTGGACTGTCGTCGAT GGAGTGGTGGTTAAGACGGACtacatcccactgctgcagtcGTTAGCCCCGTATGGATGGAGGCTCATGTGTGTGTTACCCACTCCAATTGTCAAAACAAACAG TGATGGGAGTTTGTCAACTAAGCAAATACTGTTCCTTCAGAGACCCACTTTGCAGCGCAAGAGGAAAGACTTCAAG atgctgaacCTCAGGGGTCGTGGCAAGTTGAAGAAAAATCCTGCCGGAGAGGCACTTGACGAGCACGAGAAGATATCCCTCGTTATCGAGACGGAGATGGACACGTTGAGAATTAACACCGAAAAGGAGGGAGAAAATGAGGGGAGGAAGGACGGGGACAGTGCGAGGAGCAAAAGAGCGAGCCTTCAGAGGAGCGAAGAGGACGCACTTCATCAGAAGAGCTACAACTTCCTGTTGGAGCGCAGGGCTTCTGTGGAATCCCGGGAAGAGGAATCGGAGATTGACGAGATCCTGCTGTCCACGCAGGAAAACACGGTGAGATGGACAGACTTCTGTCAGAAAGGTGATGGAGGGGTGAAGGAGGACCTGAGGACGGAGGAGCGGATCAAACAGCAGCTGTTCTCTGGTGTTTGTTGA
- the rftn1a gene encoding raftlin isoform X1, with protein MGCRLPKLRKAEDRHSPGNIYSTLRRPQVETKVGVSYTYHFLDFLLGKEEVPVSSVLCLSSVRELPVQVRDLYAQGFVLVAVHPFVHPCGPRHAHIQRQLHRAVLIRETQSSEKSQLRWARSRLETDVCVSGQQAADPEMIQNYVKRIQDVAEQGVMFVGFLQQPGGGPYFLGHWDPEEMSSLHSTPSPIHRHPFSANASPTDTEEPHPNSAEALLCRCGSEDLDPGALGCSKRDLNSSVPSKLGFSFLKHAHASAQNAAGSKDQTLASQTGLKNTTNERLNHTKPDADMAQNFSDTHRFSPSPPETTGTMKLQRLPEVKRHSALSAENHFNLSNQRERRGSSSDSWLSSPELDHDRKSHSTHGNGRSRVKTHNNNHIRLKSSEKDEGATSPPAQARMQLFALYNHTEELNSSPRFYSLRVPLQVQKEAGLVTDVDANWLDHMTQHFTSGAHLIDGFFHLTDDYRSGISSVDSVFILQSSAEDTTNSSYDAIVVEQWTVVDGVVVKTDYIPLLQSLAPYGWRLMCVLPTPIVKTNSDGSLSTKQILFLQRPTLQRKRKDFKMLNLRGRGKLKKNPAGEALDEHEKISLVIETEMDTLRINTEKEGENEGRKDGDSARSKRASLQRSEEDALHQKSYNFLLERRASVESREEESEIDEILLSTQENTVRWTDFCQKGDGGVKEDLRTEERIKQQLFSGVC; from the exons ATGGGGTGCAGACTCCCGAAGCTGAGGAAGGCAGAAGATAGGCATAGTCCTGGGAATATTTACTCCACCCTTCGACGGCCTCAGGTGGAGACAAAGGTTGGAGTCTCCTACACCTACCACTTCCTCGATTTTCTGCTGGGGAAAGAAG aGGTTCCTGTGTCATCGGTGCTTTGCCTGTCGTCGGTCAGAGAGCTGCCGGTTCAGGTCAGGGATCTCTACGCGCAGGGTTTTGTCCTGGTTGCCGTCCACCCCTTTGTTCATCCCTGCGGCCCTCGCCACGCACACATCCAGCGCCAGCTCCACCGGGCCGTGTTGATTCGAGAGACACAAAG TTCAGAGAAAAGCCAACTGCGATGGGCCAGGAGTCGTCTGGAGACCGACGTCTGTGTGTCCGGTCAACAGGCTGCTGACCCAGAAATGATCCAGAACTACGTGAAGAGG ATCCAGGATGTGGCGGAGCAGGGAGTTATGTTTGTGGGCTTTCTTCAGCAGCCAGGAGGTGGGCCGTATTTCTTAGGGCACTGGGACCCTGAAGAGATGTCGTCCTTACATTCAACTCCTTCGCCCATACATCGACACCCTTTCAGCGCCAACGCCAGCCCGACTGATACTGAAGAACCACATCCAAATAGTGCGGAAGCTCTTCTTTGCCGCTGTGGATCTGAAGATCTAGATCCCGGTGCGTTGGGATGCAGCAAACGGGACCTCAACAGCTCCGTTCCTAGCAAACTGGGCTTTAGCTTTCTGAAACACGCCCATGCTTCAGCACAAAACGCAGCAGGGTCTAAAGACCAAACCCTGGCCTCACAGACGGGCCTCAAGAACACAACAAATGAACGTCTTAATCATACGAAACCTGATGCAGACATGGCTCAAAACTTCTCAGATACTCACCGGTTCAGTCCCAGCCCACCAGAAACCACAGGGACGATGAAGCTGCAGCGATTACCAGAGGTTAAGCGACACTCGGCTTTGTCCGCAGAGAATCATTTCAACCTTTCCAATCAGAGGGAAAGAAGAGGTTCAAGTTCAGACAGCTGGCTCAGCTCTCCAGAGCTGGACCATGACAGAAAATCCCACTCCACTCATGGAAACGGACGAAGCAGAGTGAAAACACATAACAACAACCACATCAGACTGAAGAGCTCTGAGAAAGACGAGGGTGCAACTTCGCCACCGGCACAGGCCA GGATGCAGCTGTTTGCACTGTACAACCACACAGAGGAGCTGAACTCCTCTCCGAGGTTTTACTCTCTCAGGGTGCCACTTCAAGTGCAAAAGGAGGCGGGGCTCGTCACAGACGTCGACGCAAACTGGCTGGACCACATGACTCAGCATTTCACCAGCGGCGCACACCTCATTGATGGGTTTTTCCATCTCACGGATGATTACA GGAGTGGCATTTCATCGGTGGACAGTGTGTTCATCCTACAGAGCTCTGCAGAAGACACCACGAACAGCTCCTACGACGCTATTGTGGTTGAACAGTGGACTGTCGTCGAT GGAGTGGTGGTTAAGACGGACtacatcccactgctgcagtcGTTAGCCCCGTATGGATGGAGGCTCATGTGTGTGTTACCCACTCCAATTGTCAAAACAAACAG TGATGGGAGTTTGTCAACTAAGCAAATACTGTTCCTTCAGAGACCCACTTTGCAGCGCAAGAGGAAAGACTTCAAG atgctgaacCTCAGGGGTCGTGGCAAGTTGAAGAAAAATCCTGCCGGAGAGGCACTTGACGAGCACGAGAAGATATCCCTCGTTATCGAGACGGAGATGGACACGTTGAGAATTAACACCGAAAAGGAGGGAGAAAATGAGGGGAGGAAGGACGGGGACAGTGCGAGGAGCAAAAGAGCGAGCCTTCAGAGGAGCGAAGAGGACGCACTTCATCAGAAGAGCTACAACTTCCTGTTGGAGCGCAGGGCTTCTGTGGAATCCCGGGAAGAGGAATCGGAGATTGACGAGATCCTGCTGTCCACGCAGGAAAACACGGTGAGATGGACAGACTTCTGTCAGAAAGGTGATGGAGGGGTGAAGGAGGACCTGAGGACGGAGGAGCGGATCAAACAGCAGCTGTTCTCTGGTGTTTGTTGA